Proteins encoded together in one Triticum dicoccoides isolate Atlit2015 ecotype Zavitan chromosome 7B, WEW_v2.0, whole genome shotgun sequence window:
- the LOC119341149 gene encoding cytochrome P450 89A2-like, translated as MDGHTILLCITLSIPLIIFMFKGHGRKNLPPGPPGLVFLAKMLMHGGPLYHFGSVLRSLHARHGPIISVCLGRTFVFVADRRLAHSALIKGGGNFDSRPPPNDMFQLFLGGSMAASPLGAYFRLVRRNLHLEALHPSRVRLFAPARQRICEAFVGSLRRERDASSENIVTVRPFLARYLFNLLTCMCFGVTPGQEALDEMQQLQLQISDAVSRFPIFEGIFVYQITKRLLRKRWVALRKRQIELMLPLIRAPRGGSEGDGGPRCYADSLLELRVPEEGDRPLRDEEMVSLCTEFMMASMDTSLALLEWIMADLVKHPDVQAKLYEEVRGKPELTEDELRGSGMPYLKAIVMEGLRLHPVAHLVFPHGVQSDTEMGGYMVPKGADINFLVGDFGLDETVWTAARKYQPERFLHDHDVDITGTKEIKMAPFGAGRRMCPGYVLAILHAEYFVGSLVREFQWLPPAQGEQDTIDMTEELAVAINMKHPLRARIIPRA; from the coding sequence ATGGACGGGCACACCATCCTCTTGTGTATCACCCTCTCCATTCCTCTCATCATCTTTATGTTCAAAGGTCATGGGCGCAAGAATCTCCCGCCTGGTCCGCCGGGCCTGGTCTTCTTAGCCAAGATGTTGATGCATGGGGGGCCGCTCTATCATTTTGGCTCAGTACTTCGCAGCTTGCATGCCCGCCATGGCCCCATCATCTCCGTCTGCCTCGGGCGAACCTTCGTTTTCGTGGCCGACCGCCGCCTCGCGCATAGCGCCCTCATTAAGGGCGGCGGTAACTTCGACAGCCGCCCACCGCCGaacgatatgtttcagctatttttagGGGGTTCTATGGCCGCCTCTCCCCTTGGGGCCTACTTTCGTCTGGTCCGCCGCAACTTGCACCTGGAGGCACTCCACCCATCCCGCGTCAGGCTTTTTGCGCCGGCCAGGCAGCGCATCTGCGAAGCGTTCGTTGGCTCGCTGCGCCGCGAACGCGATGCATCATCCGAGAACATTGTTACGGTGAGGCCATTCTTGGCGCGCTATTTGTTCAATCTGCTCACGTGCATGTGCTTCGGCGTGACGCCTGGCCAGGAAGCGCTGGACGAGATGCAGCAGCTCCAGCTCCAGATTTCGGACGCCGTCAGCAGGTTCCCCATCTTCGAGGGCATCTTCGTCTATCAAATCACCAAGAGGCTACTGCGAAAGCGGTGGGTGGCGCTCCGGAAGAGGCAAATTGAGCTGATGCTACCGCTGATCCGCGCGCCCCGCGGCGGCTCCGAGGGCGACGGTGGCCCCCGATGCTACGCCGACTCCCTCCTGGAGCTGCGCGTGCCAGAAGAAGGGGACCGCCCGCTCAGGGATGAGGAGATGGTAAGCCTCTGCACCGAGTTCATGATGGCCTCAATGGACACTTCCCTGGCCTTGTTGGAGTGGATCATGGCGGACCTGGTAAAGCACCCCGACGTCCAAGCCAAGCTGTATGAGGAGGTGAGGGGCAAGCCTGAGCTCACTGAAGACGAGCTGCGCGGGAGCGGGATGCCATACCTCAAAGCCATCGTGATGGAGGGGCTGCGGCTGCACCCTGTGGCCCACTTAGTCTTCCCACATGGCGTGCAGAGCGACACAGAGATGGGTGGATACATGGTGCCCAAGGGCGCCGACATCAACTTCTTGGTGGGCGACTTTGGGCTCGATGAGACCGTGTGGACCGCGGCGAGGAAGTACCAGCCTGAGCGGTTCTTGCACGACCACGACGTGGACATCACCGGGACAAAGGAGATCAAGATGGCTCCTTTTGGTGCCGGCCGAAGGATGTGCCCGGGCTACGTGCTCGCCATACTGCACGCGGAGTACTTCGTGGGCAGCCTCGTGAGGGAGTTCCAGTGGCTGCCGCCAGCACAAGGTGAACAAGACACTATCGACATGACGGAGGAGCTAGCTGTGGCCATCAACATGAAGCACCCGCTCCGTGCTCGCATCATCCCAAGGGCTTAA